From the Burkholderia glumae LMG 2196 = ATCC 33617 genome, one window contains:
- the nusB gene encoding transcription antitermination factor NusB, translating into MKKSARRQSRELATQGLYQWLLSNASTGEIDAQLRGAQGYDKADRELLETILYGVIREHADLAAVLTPCLDRPLEQLSPVERAVLLIATFELKHQIETPYRVVINEAVELTKTFGGSDGYKYVNGVADKLALKLRPDEAAARRNA; encoded by the coding sequence ATGAAGAAGAGCGCACGCCGACAATCGCGCGAACTGGCGACGCAAGGCCTGTATCAGTGGCTGCTGTCGAACGCGTCCACCGGCGAGATCGACGCGCAGTTGCGCGGCGCGCAGGGTTACGACAAGGCCGATCGTGAACTGCTGGAGACGATCCTGTACGGCGTGATCCGCGAGCACGCGGATCTCGCCGCGGTGCTCACGCCATGCCTCGACCGCCCGCTCGAGCAACTCTCGCCGGTCGAACGCGCGGTGCTGCTGATCGCCACGTTCGAGCTGAAGCACCAGATCGAGACGCCGTACCGCGTCGTGATCAACGAGGCGGTCGAGCTGACCAAGACCTTCGGCGGCTCAGACGGCTACAAGTACGTCAACGGCGTGGCAGACAAGCTGGCCCTCAAGCTGCGCCCCGACGAGGCCGCCGCCCGCCGCAACGCGTGA
- the ribH gene encoding 6,7-dimethyl-8-ribityllumazine synthase — translation MEIGQYQPNLEGEGLRIGIVQSRFNEPVCNGLADACVEELERLGVAGEDVLLVTVPGALEIPLALQKLAESNQFDALIALGAVIRGETYHFELVSNESGAGISRIALDFNTPVANAVLTTENDEQAIARMTEKGRDAARTAVEMANLTMTLDQLNEDEEDEDEDDEEERA, via the coding sequence ATGGAAATCGGACAATATCAACCGAATCTCGAAGGCGAAGGCCTGCGTATCGGCATCGTGCAATCGCGCTTCAACGAGCCGGTCTGCAACGGCCTCGCGGACGCCTGCGTCGAGGAACTCGAACGCCTCGGCGTGGCCGGCGAGGACGTGCTGCTCGTGACGGTGCCCGGCGCGCTGGAAATCCCGCTCGCGCTGCAAAAGCTCGCGGAAAGCAACCAGTTCGACGCGCTGATCGCGCTCGGCGCCGTGATCCGCGGCGAAACCTATCATTTCGAACTCGTCTCGAACGAGAGCGGTGCCGGCATCTCGCGCATCGCACTCGACTTCAACACGCCCGTCGCCAACGCGGTGCTGACCACCGAGAACGACGAGCAGGCCATCGCGCGCATGACCGAAAAGGGTCGCGACGCGGCGCGCACGGCGGTGGAAATGGCCAACCTCACGATGACGCTCGACCAGCTCAACGAGGACGAGGAAGACGAGGACGAAGACGACGAAGAGGAACGCGCATGA
- the ribBA gene encoding bifunctional 3,4-dihydroxy-2-butanone-4-phosphate synthase/GTP cyclohydrolase II, whose translation MTLASTPDIIAELKAGRMVILVDEEDRENEGDLVIAAEFVTPEAINFMARYGRGLICLTLTQERCKALNLPLMTYRNGTQYGTAFTVSIEAAEGVTTGISAADRAHTIATAVKRDARADEIVQPGHVFPIMAQPGGVLVRAGHTEAGCDLTALAGLTPAAVICEVIKDDGSMARLPDLIAFSQEHGLKIGTIADLIHYRSRTESIVERVAERTMQTAHGAFQAVLYRDKPTGSPHIALVRGTPTPDRETPVRVHEPLSVLDLLETSSSTHSWTLDAAMKEIAERDLGAIVLLNCGDTKEHLVEVFRAFDEEEKAAVLKRRPVDFKTFGIGAQILRDVGVGKMQVLANPRKLGSMSGWGLEATGFVPMPGGAASAA comes from the coding sequence ATGACGCTCGCCTCCACGCCCGACATCATCGCCGAGCTGAAAGCCGGCCGGATGGTGATCCTCGTCGACGAAGAAGATCGCGAAAACGAAGGCGATCTGGTCATCGCGGCCGAATTCGTCACGCCGGAAGCGATCAATTTCATGGCGCGCTACGGCCGCGGCCTGATTTGCCTGACCCTCACGCAGGAGCGCTGCAAGGCGCTGAACCTGCCGCTCATGACCTACCGCAACGGCACGCAGTACGGCACCGCGTTCACGGTCAGCATCGAGGCGGCCGAGGGGGTGACCACCGGCATCTCGGCGGCCGACCGGGCCCACACGATCGCCACGGCCGTCAAGCGCGACGCGCGCGCCGACGAGATCGTCCAGCCCGGCCACGTGTTCCCGATCATGGCGCAGCCGGGCGGCGTGCTGGTGCGCGCGGGCCACACCGAGGCCGGCTGCGACCTCACGGCGCTCGCGGGCCTCACGCCGGCGGCGGTGATCTGCGAGGTCATCAAGGACGACGGCTCGATGGCGCGCCTGCCCGACCTGATCGCGTTCAGCCAGGAACACGGCCTCAAGATCGGCACGATCGCCGACCTGATCCACTACCGCAGCCGCACCGAATCGATCGTCGAGCGCGTGGCCGAGCGCACCATGCAGACTGCGCACGGCGCGTTCCAGGCCGTGCTCTATCGCGACAAGCCCACCGGCTCGCCGCACATCGCGCTGGTGCGCGGCACGCCCACGCCCGACCGCGAAACGCCGGTGCGCGTCCACGAACCGCTCTCGGTGCTCGACCTGCTCGAAACCAGCAGCTCGACGCACTCGTGGACGCTCGACGCGGCCATGAAGGAGATCGCCGAGCGCGATCTCGGTGCGATCGTGCTGCTGAACTGCGGCGACACGAAGGAGCATCTCGTCGAGGTGTTCCGCGCGTTCGACGAGGAGGAAAAGGCCGCGGTGCTCAAGCGCCGCCCGGTCGACTTCAAGACGTTCGGCATCGGCGCGCAGATCCTGCGCGACGTCGGCGTCGGCAAGATGCAGGTCCTCGCGAACCCGCGCAAGCTCGGCAGCATGTCGGGCTGGGGGCTCGAGGCGACGGGCTTCGTGCCGATGCCGGGCGGCGCGGCCTCCGCGGCCTGA
- the tatA gene encoding Sec-independent protein translocase subunit TatA has protein sequence MGSLSITHWLIVLAIVSLVFGTTKLRSLGSDLGGAIKGFKAGMQDGEAPESADAKAGTTRDARTGRPVSQ, from the coding sequence ATGGGTAGCCTCAGCATCACGCACTGGCTGATCGTTCTGGCAATCGTCTCGCTCGTGTTCGGAACCACGAAGCTGCGCAGCCTCGGCTCGGATCTCGGCGGCGCCATCAAGGGCTTCAAGGCGGGCATGCAGGACGGCGAGGCGCCGGAGAGCGCCGACGCCAAGGCGGGGACGACGCGGGACGCGCGGACGGGCCGGCCGGTCTCGCAGTGA
- a CDS encoding cupin domain-containing protein, protein MTDLKRRSVLVGAAAGAVALGAAAAAKAAEFGNPDMPAQGAINSTPIAISDPGPQSPQLRGALPSFSNPPATDVGGMPIPWASFNLAHKRIQAGGWAREVTTKAFPVSKDIAGVNMRLGPGGVRELHWHQQAEWAIMVSGQVRITTIDTKGRAEVADVQSGDIWYFPPGLPHSLQGLGDNGGEFVLAFDNGAAGEFNTLMLSDWLAHTPPEILAQNFGVPAEKFKEIPLEQLWIYQGAKAGPLAADQAYAASPDGRPDHPFVFRMSAMAPTRSTAGGEVRIVDSHNFPVSRTVAAALVTVKPGGLRELHWHPDNDEWQYFIKGTGRMTVFNTGPAAQTVDFSPGDVGYVEKNLGHYIKNTGKEDLMFLEIFKSDHFAEVTLSQWLAGVPRQLLREHLRVDDETLDAIHDLKRRRDVIA, encoded by the coding sequence ATGACCGATTTGAAACGTCGTAGCGTGCTGGTCGGCGCGGCCGCGGGCGCCGTGGCGCTGGGGGCGGCGGCCGCCGCGAAGGCGGCCGAGTTCGGCAATCCCGACATGCCGGCGCAGGGCGCCATCAACTCGACGCCGATCGCGATTTCCGATCCGGGGCCGCAGAGCCCGCAGCTGCGCGGCGCGCTGCCGTCGTTCAGCAATCCGCCCGCCACCGACGTCGGCGGCATGCCGATCCCGTGGGCCTCGTTCAATCTCGCGCACAAGCGCATCCAGGCAGGCGGCTGGGCACGCGAGGTGACCACCAAGGCGTTCCCGGTGTCGAAGGACATCGCCGGCGTGAACATGCGGCTCGGGCCGGGCGGCGTGCGCGAGCTGCACTGGCACCAGCAGGCGGAGTGGGCGATCATGGTGAGCGGCCAGGTGCGCATCACCACCATCGATACCAAGGGCCGCGCCGAGGTGGCCGACGTGCAGAGCGGCGATATCTGGTATTTCCCGCCGGGCCTGCCGCATTCGCTGCAGGGGCTGGGCGACAACGGCGGCGAATTCGTGCTGGCGTTCGACAACGGCGCGGCCGGTGAATTCAACACGCTGATGCTGTCCGACTGGCTCGCGCATACGCCGCCCGAGATCCTGGCGCAGAACTTCGGCGTGCCGGCCGAGAAGTTCAAGGAGATTCCGCTCGAGCAGCTGTGGATCTACCAGGGCGCCAAGGCCGGCCCGCTCGCCGCCGACCAGGCCTACGCGGCCTCGCCGGACGGTCGCCCCGATCATCCGTTCGTGTTCCGCATGAGCGCGATGGCGCCGACCCGCTCGACCGCGGGCGGCGAGGTGCGGATCGTCGACAGCCACAACTTCCCGGTCTCGAGGACGGTGGCCGCCGCGCTCGTGACGGTCAAGCCGGGCGGCCTGCGCGAGCTGCACTGGCACCCGGACAACGACGAATGGCAGTACTTCATCAAGGGCACCGGCCGCATGACGGTGTTCAACACCGGGCCTGCCGCGCAGACCGTCGATTTCAGCCCCGGCGACGTCGGCTACGTCGAGAAGAACCTGGGCCACTACATCAAGAACACCGGCAAGGAGGACCTGATGTTCCTCGAGATCTTCAAGTCGGATCACTTCGCGGAGGTCACGCTCTCGCAGTGGCTGGCCGGCGTGCCGCGCCAGTTGCTGCGCGAGCATCTGCGCGTGGACGACGAGACGCTCGACGCGATCCACGACCTGAAGCGCCGCCGCGACGTGATCGCCTGA
- a CDS encoding Nramp family divalent metal transporter produces the protein MLMAIKRTAGYALSGTATTDTVSAMREVLDHRRRGARALLSFAGPAVIASVGYMDPGNFATNIQAGSTYGYELLWVVLLSSLVAMLFQAMSAKLGIVTGRSLAELCREAFPKPLVIGMWVGSEIAAMATDLAEFMGAAMGIALLFHLAIGWGLAITGVVTIGILSLDARGFRPLEIVIAALITVIGLSYLGELVIAPPDWHAAIFHTLVPHLHGSEALMLAVGIVGATIMPHTIYLHSGLTQNRAPARNDQQRRRLVRFSNREVAIALGFAGFVNLAMVAMSASVFREHAPGISDITAAYHTLTPVLGTGAAALFLVSLLASGISSSVVGTLAGQSIMQGFVGMRMPVMARRLVTMVPAVVVCLTCNPMRAMIDSQIVLSLVLPVPLVALVVLSARRSVMGRFVAGRGLLVAAGLATGVIVVLNAMLIWQAVVA, from the coding sequence ATGCTGATGGCAATCAAACGAACCGCCGGCTATGCCCTGTCCGGCACGGCGACCACCGACACCGTGAGCGCGATGCGCGAGGTGCTCGACCACCGGCGCCGCGGCGCTCGCGCGCTGCTGTCGTTCGCCGGGCCGGCCGTGATCGCCTCGGTCGGCTACATGGACCCGGGCAACTTCGCCACCAACATCCAGGCCGGCTCGACCTACGGCTATGAGCTGCTGTGGGTGGTGCTGCTGTCTTCGCTGGTGGCGATGCTGTTCCAGGCGATGTCGGCCAAGCTCGGCATCGTCACCGGGCGCAGCCTCGCCGAACTCTGCCGCGAGGCCTTCCCGAAGCCGCTCGTGATCGGCATGTGGGTCGGCTCCGAGATCGCGGCGATGGCCACCGACCTGGCCGAGTTCATGGGCGCCGCGATGGGCATCGCGCTGCTGTTCCATCTCGCGATCGGCTGGGGGCTCGCGATCACGGGCGTGGTCACGATCGGCATCCTGTCGCTCGACGCGCGCGGCTTCCGCCCGCTCGAGATCGTGATCGCGGCGCTGATCACGGTGATCGGCCTGAGCTACCTGGGCGAACTCGTGATCGCGCCGCCCGACTGGCACGCCGCGATCTTCCACACCCTCGTGCCGCATCTGCACGGTAGCGAGGCGCTGATGCTGGCCGTGGGCATCGTCGGCGCCACCATCATGCCGCACACCATCTATCTGCACTCGGGCCTCACGCAGAACCGCGCGCCGGCCCGCAACGACCAGCAGCGCCGGCGCCTGGTGCGCTTCTCGAACCGCGAGGTGGCGATCGCGCTCGGCTTCGCCGGCTTCGTGAACCTCGCGATGGTGGCGATGTCGGCCTCGGTGTTTCGCGAGCATGCGCCCGGCATCTCCGACATCACGGCCGCCTATCACACGCTGACGCCCGTGCTCGGCACCGGCGCGGCCGCGCTGTTCCTGGTCTCGCTGCTGGCCTCGGGCATTTCCAGCTCGGTGGTGGGAACCCTGGCCGGCCAGTCGATCATGCAGGGCTTCGTCGGCATGCGCATGCCGGTGATGGCGCGCCGCCTCGTCACGATGGTGCCGGCGGTGGTGGTCTGCCTGACCTGCAATCCGATGCGCGCCATGATCGACAGCCAGATCGTGCTGAGCCTGGTCCTGCCGGTGCCGCTCGTCGCGCTGGTGGTGCTGTCGGCGCGCCGCTCAGTGATGGGTCGATTCGTGGCGGGCCGCGGGTTGCTGGTTGCCGCCGGCCTCGCCACCGGCGTGATCGTGGTCCTGAACGCGATGCTGATCTGGCAGGCCGTCGTCGCGTAG
- a CDS encoding LysR family transcriptional regulator, which translates to MRGLGYARALFPTIFPIIFRRDSNTLARPIQCFTSYPFAIFRMPYSGRQFADIPCFLGDPCRHASDYTANELPGFIQGRVNTFSLETRPLMKNITIRQLKTFESVARNLSFSRAAEDLHLTQPAVSMQIKQMEDQAGVSLFSHAGRRISLTEAGQLLLRHSRVILADLKAAEQSLATLRIGGGEQMRVGLITSGSYFFPHLIGAFMQGETGFELNMTVRSRDQLIALLRNDGIDLAILVHAPEDTAIVADAFAPNPFVLVASPVHPLAGAHDIPSERIAGECLLVREAGTDTRSAADDAFRGQPFAPRFMEIGCAEAIKQSVMAGMGIGCLPVQTVQSELRAGLLAILDVQGFPLRRCWRVVHRADRHLPPAALRFRQFLLAEGGARLAHFTGIDKLHTGMDRQRQPLAAPSARPMVAGSAGLEVALRTRALLRDDGLPDQHRVQDHDHAGGEAGGNQQPAARHESTHH; encoded by the coding sequence ATGCGTGGCCTCGGCTACGCCCGGGCACTTTTTCCGACTATTTTTCCAATCATTTTCAGGCGCGACTCCAATACGCTGGCGCGCCCTATTCAATGTTTTACTTCGTATCCATTCGCGATTTTCCGAATGCCGTACAGCGGAAGGCAATTTGCGGATATCCCATGTTTTCTCGGCGATCCATGCCGGCACGCTTCGGACTACACTGCGAACGAGTTACCCGGTTTCATTCAAGGACGCGTTAACACCTTCTCATTGGAGACACGGCCTCTTATGAAAAATATAACAATTCGCCAACTCAAGACTTTCGAAAGTGTTGCACGCAACTTGAGCTTCTCGCGCGCGGCCGAGGACCTGCACCTGACCCAGCCCGCCGTCTCGATGCAGATCAAGCAGATGGAGGACCAGGCGGGCGTGTCGCTGTTCAGCCATGCCGGCAGGCGGATCTCGCTGACCGAGGCGGGCCAGCTGCTGTTACGTCACAGCAGGGTGATCCTTGCCGATTTGAAAGCCGCCGAACAATCGCTGGCCACGCTCAGGATCGGCGGCGGCGAGCAGATGCGCGTCGGGCTCATCACCTCCGGCAGCTATTTCTTTCCGCACCTGATCGGTGCGTTCATGCAGGGCGAGACGGGCTTCGAGCTCAACATGACGGTGCGCAGCCGCGACCAGCTGATCGCCCTGCTGCGCAACGACGGCATCGATCTCGCGATCCTGGTCCACGCGCCGGAGGACACCGCGATCGTCGCCGACGCCTTCGCGCCGAACCCGTTCGTGCTGGTCGCCTCGCCCGTCCATCCGCTGGCCGGTGCGCACGACATCCCGTCCGAGCGCATCGCCGGCGAATGCCTGCTCGTCAGGGAGGCCGGCACCGACACGCGCAGCGCCGCCGACGACGCGTTCCGCGGCCAGCCGTTCGCGCCGCGCTTCATGGAGATCGGCTGCGCCGAGGCCATCAAGCAATCGGTGATGGCCGGCATGGGCATCGGCTGCCTGCCCGTCCAGACCGTTCAGTCGGAGCTGCGCGCGGGCCTGCTGGCGATCCTCGACGTGCAGGGCTTTCCGCTGCGGCGCTGCTGGCGCGTGGTGCATCGCGCCGATCGGCACCTGCCGCCGGCCGCGCTGCGCTTCCGGCAATTCCTTCTGGCCGAGGGCGGCGCGCGGCTCGCGCATTTCACGGGAATCGACAAGCTACATACGGGCATGGATCGTCAGCGCCAGCCGCTCGCTGCTCCGTCTGCTCGGCCGATGGTCGCCGGCAGCGCCGGGCTCGAGGTGGCGCTGCGCACGCGCGCGCTGCTACGCGACGACGGCCTGCCAGATCAGCATCGCGTTCAGGACCACGATCACGCCGGTGGCGAGGCCGGCGGCAACCAGCAACCCGCGGCCCGCCACGAATCGACCCATCACTGA
- a CDS encoding riboflavin synthase — MFTGIVAAVGRIETIAPLGNGADAGVRLVVHAGGLDLDDVALGDSIAIQGACMTAIEKTAQTFTVDVSRESLNRTVGLTEPGEVNLEKALRAHDRLGGHIVSGHVDGLGTVTHFAPVGESHELRVLAPKALGKYLAHKGSITVNGVSLTVNAVADREDGCEFSINLIPHTVQMTTLRHLKPGVKVNLEIDMIARYVERMLGASRDAASPLQ; from the coding sequence ATGTTTACCGGAATCGTCGCGGCTGTCGGCCGCATTGAAACCATCGCCCCGCTCGGCAACGGCGCCGATGCCGGCGTGCGCCTCGTCGTCCACGCCGGCGGCCTCGATCTCGACGACGTCGCGCTCGGCGACAGCATCGCGATCCAGGGCGCCTGCATGACGGCGATCGAGAAGACGGCGCAGACCTTCACCGTCGACGTGTCGCGCGAGAGCCTGAACCGCACCGTGGGGCTGACCGAGCCGGGCGAGGTGAATCTGGAGAAGGCGCTACGCGCGCACGACCGGCTCGGCGGCCATATCGTCTCGGGGCACGTGGACGGGCTCGGCACGGTCACGCATTTCGCGCCGGTGGGCGAGTCGCACGAACTGCGCGTGCTGGCGCCGAAGGCACTCGGCAAGTATCTCGCCCATAAAGGCTCGATCACGGTCAACGGGGTGAGCCTGACGGTGAACGCGGTCGCCGATCGCGAGGACGGCTGCGAATTCTCGATCAATCTGATTCCGCACACGGTGCAGATGACGACGCTGCGCCATCTGAAGCCGGGAGTGAAAGTCAATCTCGAGATCGACATGATCGCGCGGTATGTGGAGCGGATGCTCGGGGCGTCTCGGGATGCCGCCAGCCCGTTGCAGTAA
- the ribD gene encoding bifunctional diaminohydroxyphosphoribosylaminopyrimidine deaminase/5-amino-6-(5-phosphoribosylamino)uracil reductase RibD: MFSDTDFAHMQRALDLSSRGMYTTTPNPRVGCVIVKDGVVIGEGYTQPAGQDHAEVQAMKDARSRGHDLRGATVYVTLEPCSHFGRTPPCAQGLIDARVARVIAAMEDPNPAVSGRGLAMLRDAGIEVRCGLLAQEAHEMNIGFVSRMTRGRPWLRMKIAASLDGRTALPTGESQWITGEAARRDGHAWRARACAILTGIGTVLEDDPRLTVRDIDTPRQPLRVLVDSRLDLPLDAKLLAGAPILVFCGRLDAASEARAAALRDRGAEVIPLADANGKVDLPAMLAALGRHGINELHVEAGHKLNGSLLREGCVDELLVYLAPTLLGPEAAGMFNIATPPTLAQRTVLQYHSIDRIGDDLRVLARLAGAPAS; the protein is encoded by the coding sequence ATGTTCTCGGATACCGATTTCGCGCACATGCAACGCGCGCTCGACCTGTCGTCGCGCGGGATGTATACGACCACGCCGAATCCGCGGGTCGGCTGCGTGATCGTGAAGGACGGCGTGGTGATCGGCGAGGGCTACACGCAACCGGCCGGGCAGGATCACGCCGAGGTGCAGGCCATGAAGGACGCGCGCTCGCGCGGCCACGACCTGCGTGGCGCAACCGTCTACGTCACGCTCGAGCCGTGCAGCCACTTCGGCCGCACGCCGCCGTGCGCGCAGGGGCTGATCGACGCGCGCGTAGCCAGGGTGATCGCCGCGATGGAGGATCCGAATCCGGCCGTCTCCGGGCGCGGCCTCGCGATGCTGCGCGACGCCGGCATCGAGGTGCGCTGCGGGCTGCTCGCCCAGGAAGCGCACGAGATGAACATCGGCTTCGTCTCGCGCATGACGCGTGGCCGCCCGTGGCTGCGAATGAAGATCGCCGCCTCGCTCGACGGCCGCACCGCGCTGCCCACCGGCGAGAGCCAGTGGATCACCGGCGAGGCCGCGCGCCGCGACGGCCACGCGTGGCGCGCACGCGCCTGCGCGATCCTGACCGGCATCGGCACCGTGCTCGAGGACGATCCGCGGCTGACCGTGCGCGACATCGACACGCCGCGCCAGCCGCTGCGCGTGCTGGTGGACAGCCGCCTCGACCTGCCGCTCGACGCGAAGCTGCTGGCCGGCGCGCCGATCCTCGTGTTCTGCGGCAGGCTCGACGCCGCCAGCGAGGCCCGTGCCGCCGCGCTGCGCGATCGCGGCGCCGAGGTGATCCCGCTCGCCGACGCGAACGGCAAGGTCGACCTGCCCGCCATGCTCGCCGCGCTCGGCAGGCACGGCATCAACGAACTGCACGTGGAGGCCGGGCACAAGCTGAACGGCTCGCTGCTGCGCGAGGGCTGCGTGGACGAGCTGCTCGTCTATCTGGCGCCCACCCTGCTCGGCCCCGAGGCGGCCGGCATGTTCAATATCGCGACGCCGCCCACGCTGGCCCAGCGCACGGTGCTGCAGTACCACTCGATCGACCGGATCGGCGACGACCTGCGCGTGCTCGCGCGGCTGGCCGGCGCGCCGGCCTCCTGA
- the hemL gene encoding glutamate-1-semialdehyde 2,1-aminomutase: MSNNQTLFERAQRTIPGGVNSPVRAFRSVGGTPRFVSRAQGPYFWDADGQRYIDYIGSWGPMIVGHVHPEVLAAVQAVLADGFSFGAPTEAEIEIAEEICKLVPSIEQVRMVSSGTEATMSALRLARGFTGRSRIVKFEGCYHGHADSLLVKAGSGLLTFGNPTSAGVPADIAKHTTVLEYNNVAELEAAFGAFGDEIAAVIVEPVAGNMNLVRGTAEFLNALRALCTKHGAVLIFDEVMCGFRVALGGAQQHYGIQADLTCLGKVIGGGMPAAAFGGRRDIMAQLAPLGGVYQAGTLSGNPIAVAAGLKTLQLIQAPGFYDALAAQTRRLADGLAAEARAAGVAFSADAIGAMFGLYFTEAVPTSFADVTQSDIARFNRFFHLMLDEGVYFAPSAYEAGFVSSTHDDAVIDATLAAARRAFAALAA; this comes from the coding sequence ATGTCGAACAATCAAACGCTCTTCGAACGCGCCCAGCGAACCATTCCCGGCGGCGTCAACTCGCCCGTGCGCGCCTTTCGCTCGGTGGGCGGCACGCCGCGCTTCGTGTCGCGCGCGCAAGGCCCGTACTTCTGGGACGCCGACGGGCAGCGCTATATCGACTACATCGGCTCGTGGGGGCCGATGATCGTCGGCCATGTTCATCCCGAGGTGCTGGCCGCCGTGCAGGCCGTGCTCGCCGACGGCTTCTCGTTCGGCGCGCCCACCGAGGCCGAGATCGAGATCGCCGAGGAGATCTGCAAGCTGGTGCCCTCGATCGAGCAGGTGCGGATGGTATCGAGCGGCACCGAGGCCACCATGAGCGCGCTGCGCCTGGCGCGCGGCTTCACCGGCCGCAGCCGGATCGTGAAGTTCGAGGGCTGCTACCACGGCCACGCCGACAGCCTGCTCGTGAAGGCCGGCTCGGGCCTGCTGACGTTCGGCAACCCGACCTCGGCCGGCGTGCCCGCCGACATCGCCAAGCACACCACCGTGCTCGAGTACAACAACGTGGCCGAGCTCGAAGCAGCGTTCGGCGCGTTCGGCGACGAGATCGCCGCCGTGATCGTCGAGCCCGTGGCCGGCAACATGAACCTCGTGCGCGGCACCGCCGAATTCCTGAACGCGCTGCGCGCGCTCTGCACGAAGCACGGCGCCGTGCTGATCTTCGACGAGGTGATGTGCGGCTTCCGCGTCGCGCTCGGCGGCGCGCAACAGCACTACGGCATCCAGGCCGACCTGACCTGCCTGGGCAAGGTGATCGGCGGCGGCATGCCCGCCGCGGCGTTCGGCGGGCGCCGCGACATCATGGCGCAGCTCGCGCCGCTCGGCGGCGTCTATCAGGCCGGCACGCTGTCGGGCAACCCGATCGCCGTGGCCGCGGGCCTGAAGACGCTGCAGCTGATCCAGGCGCCCGGCTTCTACGACGCGCTCGCCGCGCAGACGAGGCGCCTCGCCGACGGCCTCGCCGCCGAGGCGCGCGCGGCCGGCGTCGCGTTCAGCGCCGATGCGATCGGCGCGATGTTCGGCCTCTACTTCACCGAGGCCGTGCCGACCAGCTTCGCCGACGTGACCCAGAGCGACATCGCGCGCTTCAACCGCTTCTTCCACCTGATGCTCGACGAAGGCGTCTATTTCGCACCGTCCGCGTATGAGGCCGGCTTCGTCTCCAGCACCCACGACGACGCCGTGATCGACGCGACGCTCGCCGCCGCGCGCCGCGCCTTCGCCGCGCTGGCCGCCTGA
- a CDS encoding Bcr/CflA family multidrug efflux MFS transporter codes for MSNLVRRRPDARLILLLGALAACGPIGTDMYLPSMPSVAESLGTSAAAVQWTLTSFIAGFSLGMLLYGPLSDALGRRPVLLGGIVLFTVAGVGCFVAPSIGALIVLRFLQALGAGAASVLSRAIARDAHEPADAARVLSMVAIVTSVGPLLAPLLGGQILRFAGWRTVFVVLAVFGLGCAIAAFLKVPETWPKERRRSSAILGSFASYGRIIGDPVAWGHMLCGGMAFASMITYITATPFVYIEYFHVSAQHYGLLFGLNIIGIIIGNFINTRVVGRLGSLRLISAASLVSSIASFAVAFFALTGIGGLWSIVAGLFFVVGVIGLLSANCSTDLMHRYPHNAGAAAAVFGAMQLGLGAVASAVVGLLADGTPFGMGVTIAITGALCLMGRRLVLRWHGRPVRGD; via the coding sequence ATGTCGAATCTGGTACGGCGCCGGCCCGACGCCCGGCTCATCCTGTTGCTCGGCGCGCTCGCCGCCTGTGGTCCGATCGGCACCGACATGTACCTGCCGAGCATGCCGTCGGTGGCCGAGAGCCTCGGCACCAGCGCGGCGGCCGTGCAATGGACGCTCACCAGCTTCATTGCGGGCTTCTCGCTCGGCATGCTGCTGTACGGCCCGCTGTCCGACGCGCTCGGGCGCCGGCCGGTGCTGCTCGGCGGCATCGTGCTGTTCACGGTGGCGGGCGTCGGCTGCTTCGTGGCGCCGAGCATCGGCGCGCTGATCGTGCTGCGCTTCCTGCAGGCGCTCGGCGCGGGCGCGGCCTCGGTGTTGTCGCGCGCCATCGCGCGCGACGCGCACGAACCGGCCGACGCGGCCCGCGTGCTGTCGATGGTGGCCATCGTCACCTCGGTCGGCCCGCTGCTCGCGCCGCTGCTGGGCGGGCAGATCCTGCGCTTCGCCGGCTGGCGCACGGTGTTCGTGGTGCTGGCGGTGTTCGGCCTCGGCTGCGCGATCGCCGCGTTCCTGAAGGTGCCGGAGACCTGGCCTAAGGAGCGGCGCCGGTCTTCGGCGATCCTGGGCTCGTTCGCGTCCTACGGGCGCATCATCGGCGATCCGGTGGCCTGGGGGCACATGCTCTGCGGCGGCATGGCGTTCGCCTCGATGATCACGTACATCACCGCCACGCCGTTCGTCTACATCGAGTATTTCCACGTCTCGGCGCAGCACTACGGCCTGCTGTTCGGCCTGAACATCATCGGCATCATCATCGGCAACTTCATCAACACGCGCGTGGTCGGCCGGCTCGGCTCGCTGCGGCTGATCTCGGCGGCCTCGCTGGTGAGCAGCATCGCCTCGTTCGCGGTGGCGTTCTTCGCGCTGACGGGGATCGGCGGGCTCTGGTCGATCGTCGCGGGGCTGTTCTTCGTGGTCGGCGTGATCGGCCTGCTGTCGGCCAACTGCTCGACCGATCTGATGCACCGCTATCCCCACAACGCGGGGGCCGCGGCCGCCGTGTTCGGGGCGATGCAGCTCGGGCTGGGCGCCGTGGCGAGCGCGGTGGTGGGGCTGCTGGCCGACGGCACGCCGTTCGGCATGGGCGTGACCATCGCGATCACGGGCGCGCTGTGCCTGATGGGCCGCAGGCTCGTGCTGCGCTGGCACGGCCGGCCGGTGCGCGGCGACTGA